In Tachysurus vachellii isolate PV-2020 chromosome 12, HZAU_Pvac_v1, whole genome shotgun sequence, the DNA window GTGATGTGTTTTTGCTTGTCAGCTCTGCCTTCATAATTGACCTTCATCTGTATTCATGCCAAGGTGTTACTGCTTCACCTTCCTTTGTGGCAttacagatctctctctctgtctctctctctctctctctcgctctctctctctgtctctgtcattcTGCTGCATTTGCATACATTTTTCAGGTTTTGCTGCCTTTAAAGGAAATCTCgtaatttttcttctttcttaaaactcataatcttttttttttgttgttttctttattctctgtcCATCACATGAAAAGCGTATAACTAATTACTGTAAAACTagaactgacaaaaaaaaacacatgtaaaaaaaaaaaaaaaaaaaaaaaaaattgttaactCCTCAATACATGTTGAATTAggtcaataaatatttaaaaatacgtTCGTCCTGATGGACACCTCATTTGTTCTGTGGTCACATAAGTGGAGAACACTGGACACAAGGCAGGAATACGCTCTCGGAAAGaaagattaaagattaatattgttCTTTCCACCAGATCTGCAGCTCTGCTATTGGCATCATTTCTCTTCTGACTGCTGTTCATCCATCACAGTGCAGCCAAACATGCATTAATGAGAGCTGCtatatctgccctcttccttaTACACCTTTGGCTCAAGCTCAAACCGAAAAAGAGTTCAGAGCccagttttctgttttttttgcagcCAGTGGATGGATATGGATCTTCAGGCGATTAGTGTGAACGTTTTATTGTTGCCACTCGTGAGCCTTGTTCATATGTAGTTTTGTTCAGCATTCACAGGCGAgcagtacagcagggggctgtTAGATGGCAGAACAGTAAAGTATTTGAGAGACTGCGctagaaaacaagaaacaagcTGCCTGTAGTTTTTCATTTCCTTAACAAGAACCATCACAGCTTCTGTAGCAGAACTAATATCGCTGCTTTATCCAATCACAGGCGttgatgtaaattatttattttatttacctctGTTCTGATTAGAGACGTGGCGACATGgcttgtaaaagaaaaaaacaaagacaaaaaagtatttaattttTGACAAATGGACAgatatgcatttattattaGGAGATCTGATTCAGAGTAgatgttttatctgtttaagTTTGTGGTGCTAAAACGTTACCACAACCACAGAAGGTTTGAGGGTTTTTTCTTCACTTAATCTTTAAGCATTAATGTTAACTGCAAGGAATTAGTTAAGCAAGAAACTTATGCAACTGGGTCTTTACACATTTTAGTTGAGTAACCCTGAAGTACATCAAATATTTCTGCTTACGAATGCTTTGCTTGCGCATATTAAGGTTTTATGTTATCTGTTAGCATTTCTGGAGAAAACAGGATGCTGATCAGAGTCGGCCATTTTAaggtctctctttctctcactctctctctctctctctgtctctcacgaGATCCTTCTAGTCCACTGGAAAATTTgcctagtaaaaaaaaactcacaataAGCCTCAAAAACCCGGGAGCATCAATGCTGACTTTGATCCCTTACTGGAAATGGCGTCTCAGCTGTACATTCATACGACTTTGTTTACACATATAGGTAGCTTCTGATCATCGTTATAGATTCTAAATGATTACTTATTTGACATTCTACATATTTGTGTGAATTGAACAACTTAGAAATGAGTGAACATGTAATGGTTTTTAAATGAATCCACTAGTTATCCTACGATCCAGCTCGACATAAACATGTGATTAAGCTAACAATGTTAGATGgataaaatggatggatgggagtTGGATGGAAAAGAAGATTTTATATGTTTGGGTTTGTGCACTAATTGATGAGGGAATTAGAATGTCTTCTTTGTCCCAGTGTGTAGTGAATCAGGTCCTTACCAGTGGCTGATCTTGTGTATATGATGTACTGACTCACTGCCTggggagctgattgagacacacTGAGTCATTCACAGACAACAAATTCACATCTGAACGGATGAATTTTTCAGATTTaatgaatcttttattttaaatcaatttatttgcaactgaaaaaaatgaataaaagtgctCTAAAGATGCCTCTGTACATTATGAGAGAGTTTCCTACAGATGTGCTAGCTAGATATTAAGTTGAAACACATGAGACAATGAGGAATCTCTGCTTGTGGTTGAATAAGAAGAATGACCCTCGGTAGTGCTTCATGTTTCAGATGATCGAATactcttccttttcttccctTGCTTCACCGCTAATCCTATAGATTCCAggtatgttttgtgttcatgcTGCACAGACCAGGTATAAGCTGAAACAGAGCGCATGTTGTGCATCAACACTCTGATGCCACAAGGCAAGAAAGGTATTTTTCCTGACATCCTGAGTGTAAGGATAATCAATCAGATGATTCTTTTTGTTTAGCCTTATGGAGCTGATGACATTTTTCCCAGCTCTTTCTcaatcacacaaatacacacacaccacacacacaatctcacactgtTCTGTCCATGTCCCCGTCTCTTTGTAGTGTTAGATTAGAAGGAAGAGGATTTCTCGTGGGAAGAAAGAGGAGGGTCTGTACTATAAGAAGGAGGCAGCATGAAGTTTTTTCTCACTTCTCAATGCAtgtatctgcagtgtgaatATACTCGGCAGTAGCAGCCCGCTAGGGGACCGTATCACCGTGGCAACTAGAGCTCTTTgcaaatgtgtctgtgtgaaccaggtggtttctttttttcttcttcttcttcttttaaatttatgtatttatttttagcttatATGACTAATAAGAGGAGATGTTACCCCCCACAATATCCGATATACACACCGAAACAGGATAAGCTGCTTTATAAAGTGCTGCTGTCAATTTGTGATAAAAAACGCTGGCACTCAGCTCCATCTTCGCGCTCCACACCGCTTTGTGAGTCACTCATTTACACAGTCACTCGTGATTATGTCGTCGTCGACATTGATATTATGACACGTCACTGACAGGAGTACTATATTTGTGATACCTCTGTACACGattgtgcataaaaaaaaatgattttatcaAATATGACTCATGCATTTGTTTGCTATCTGGCTTATAAGCGAGGATGTGGCTGCTGGAGGAAGCATTATAATGTATCTGTATAATGCATAATGATCTAAATATAGAGAGACACTGTGCAGTATTATGAAGCCCTTTGCTGAATGAAGATGCATCATCTACAGTAATTGAAGTAGTCAGTGAAGTCAGAGCTTATTTCTGCCTAAAATGGCTTAAGGACTGTCATATTGAGACAGACATCATAACAATGTGCTAAATGTGATTTTGTTAATCCGCGTGGCTGCGCAGTCTCCCGTCAATTCAGCTCTTTTTAATATCGTCTTGTAACTTAATAAAAAAGCATCTAATAAAACTAATACAGATTACTTTCTGACAACTTATGAATCATTGAGCTAACTGTGTGAAATAGCTTCACAGAAAACAGTACGTTTATTGCATTTCAGTTTCAGTCGTTTTTGTGGTTGATTTTCACACATTATACTTTACAAtgcacaaataaatgaatgttttagtCCAATAAAATTTCCCACGTATCTCAAACGTAGTCGATCAGCAGAAATATTTGGTGTCTCATGTTTGCTTTTACCctcaaaaaccaacaaaaaaatgtCAGGGGTTTCAGTTATTTCAGAAAATATAATGCTCACAGCTCTAAGGTTTCTGatattatttcacttttaaacctgaggaggtgtggcctagaGGACATGTTATAAAGCTTCATTAGTAAGAGCTACACTAGTAACTATCAAGCTTCTTGTCATCTTGTTTGGATGAAATTTACATTCTAAAGAAAAAGTAATGTATGACTGTTATAGTTTAGTGGTTGACTTCTGGTTTTCTCCCACTGTGTTTGCAGGCCTTGCATTGGTCTGTGCTGCTCCTGGCTTGGAGGAGATGATGCACTGAGTATAAACCCTTGCTTGTCCTAGCTATGAGCCATCAGGAAGCACCGCTGGGCTACGAGCCAGTTGAGGCACCTGAAGCCGACCTGGGCCGTCGAGAGCAGTCCTCCTCCCAGCGCAGACGACACGAAAACTCGGGCCGCTCTCGTCATCATCACAGTGGGAATGGCAGTGAGAACAACTACTCCCAGACTGGGTCACAGCGTCAACGGCGTCACGAGGGCTCCGAAGGGGCCGGGCGACCAAGAACCTCCCGCAGGATGCCTGATGAAGGTGACGTGGAACAGCAGCAAGTTCAGCGGCCTATCCCACGCCCGGCGGTGAGCCGCTACCGCAGGCAAGGGGACACAGAGGCACGACTGAGGGCTCAGCAGCAGcggcagaggcagagagagagggaaagacaacAGAGGGAGGCAGAAAGAGCTGAGCAACAGCGACTGGAGGATGAAGAGGACAACCACAGTGAACTGGCCCGTTCTGCAAGTACAGAGAGTGGCTTTCACAACCACACAGACCAGGCCGAGGGTGACGCCGTCATGGCATTGGAGGCCGAACCCGAGGACGAGGGTATGTACGGTGTTGCACTACGACCTGAAGCGGAAGAATACTCAGAGAATGCTGAATCTGAGCAGCTACCCCAGTATCCTCCCCAGCCTCCTCCACTTCCCCATGAGCCCCTGCAAAACATGGAGCGGCCAACCAGACACAACACTGAGGCACTGAACCCCGGTTACTCCAACTATGTTTACACCCAGGCTCGGCCTGATGATCAGCCCTATTCTGAGGCCTATGCTGATTACGGAGTCCAGGAGCATGTGTATGAGGAGATCCCAGAAGCACCTGAAGGAGACATGCCTCAGCAGCGTCGTGCTGGGCTTCGGCTTATGGACCGTGATTCTTTTGGGCAGCAGGAGGCCGTGGGCTCCAGACTCCACCACTATGATGAGCGCTCGGACGGCGAATCCGACAGTCCCGAGAAGGAAGCTGAGTTTGCTCCTTACCCACGCACTGACAGCTGTGAGCAGGACGAGGATGTTGAGCATATCGAGGATGAAGGGAATAAGAGTTTGAGCTTACAGAGCCTGGAGCACCCTGCAGCAGAACAGGAAGCAGTCCGACACAAAGAAGAGCAGGACGAGGAGGGAAAGCTTCGGGAGTCAGTGAACGAGGGAGGGAAAGGAGAGGATGGCAAAACCCTCATAAGCAGCCCCTCTGAGGAGTCAGCTCAGATCAGAAGCAGTAGACAGAAGAGAGACGCCATCTCTCTGGCTATCAAAGACATCAAGGAGGCCATCGAGGAGGTGAAGAGCAGGACGGTGCGTTCACCCTACACACCAGACGAACCCAAAGAGCCTATCTGGGTGATGAGACAAGACTTGAGCCCCAGCATGGAGTCGGACCTGCAGCCACCACTAGGGGGAGATGTGAGTAAACAGCATGATTATGACCATGGAGCATTTTGTTTGAAGCTGGTTTAGATTttttcaatgaagtgttttagcATCCTGTCAAGGAGAGGGGGTTTATGGGCAAGCATAACTTAATCAACTCAATCAGTTAATTGGgttgaaattattttaataatatgcaTCAATGagcattaaatatatttttgaccAAAAAAGAAACATCATTAATCTAAGCAGGTGTATTTTGCATCATTGTAcagcacaataataataataataataataataataataataataataataatttggatgtaagttcactctcactcactcactcattttctaccgcttatccaaactacctcgggtcatggggatgGATGTAAgttgtctggaaaaaaaaaatctagaactACAATCCCAAGGTTTTTTACTTCTGTTGAATTTTAAATATGCAATCTGCACATagtcatcatttttattttgggtCTAGCATGTTAGTTCTCCAACTACTTACTCCCATAAAGAACTGCAGATCAGGGAGTTTCTAGAAGCTTGTTGTATTTTCCCTGCTCCTCCATTTATCTTGTGCTTGCTGCTGGGTACGCAGTGGGGTGAACATGTCTCTGCACAGTGAGTGCTGCTCTCTGGACAAATCTCCTGCCTGAGGAAAATACAAGGTGGCTCCAATACACACCGCACTGACTTTACTTCCCTTAGCCAGCAGGACTTATCTGTATTCTGCCATGGGAGCATATGACTCGTGCAGCCAAATGGAGAAGCCTTTAACCTCAACCACAACAAGGTTTGagaaaagggagggagggagggaggaatgaGAGCGAgaagcagacagagagaaagatagggagggagagagagagagaacgtgacagagagagagatagcgagacaTAACAAGCAACAATTCCATCTAGTCACGAGTATTAAAGCTTCTTCTCTCCTTCATCTATCACACGGTTTTCTCACGTTTGAGCTGAAATATAATGATTATCATGTTACTATATAGAATTATTAACCTAATATACAGATGCTATGTAACTGTTCTCCAGCCTCCATCTTGCTGAACAGTATCAGATTTCATCCTGGCTAGTCAAGGCAATTGAtatctttctctattttttccATCCATGCACATGATAATCACCAGCTGTGTGTTTAGGGTAATGTGTCTTAttctgttttcattgttgcaccACACAAACAGCAGCTCCTGGATTGTATAGCAGCATGTAATGCAGAGCAGGTATAGCATTTGTCTGAGTCCTATTCAGTAGCACACACAATTACTGCAGTTTAGGGGATTCAGAAAGGGTAGAGAGATCTAAGATATTAAGGATTATTTAGTGATGTGTTAAACTAAAATATTCCACCATCCAAGTAGGGAGCAGAGAAAAGATTTAGTGTGGAATCGAGCTCACTAGACTCGCACAATCACACCGGCTATGTGAGATTGCAGATATTTTTGTCAGTTCACTTGAGATTATTCTGACTGCAGATTCCACATGAACTGTTCCTAGTTTATGTACCAATGCAAGACACCTTTACTGTTTGAATTGTTTCAATTCTACACCATACTGTAATCTATACCAAATGTTTGCACTTACCCTGTTATTTAACAGCATTAGCACAACTTGTCTGTCTTCTGAGAGGAAAACATGCAGCTAGATCAGTAAGATCTTATCATTAATTCAAACCACATCTCTTGTTCCTGAAAGTCttaaacacacctcacacctccctCATTCAAAATATAACTCGGATGTATAGCCCAATGGCCAAAAAGGCCAGACCAGTTCCATCACACAATGAGCATGCtcttatagaaaaataatcagtgacagtATGGTATTACAGGCTGACatgacaaaaaatgttttatgacaatgacaatttatttacatagcACAATTAATTACAACTTCCATCGACCAATGTGCTTTCCATTAggtcattaaaaacagaaaaacacacaacaaacaaacagaaaaattataaaatcGTACAAATATCCCATCAGCCATacgcttttaaaaaataaaaatattattcttatatataatataaatataataagattttattcttcttaaaaCACAGTGATTTAGCATCAAATAGGATTTTGTATTATTGAAAATTAATGcttgatgtcacttcctgtaatCAAGTCAGCAGGAAACAGTCGTTTGACGATCAGACACTTTATTGctctctgtaaaataaaattgagaGGAAGGTAAAATCCAGCTTGTCATCTTATGAGCAATTCCACTGTGCTGAAGACTCTCCCTCTGGGTTAGGAAGTGTACTGAACATTTCAAAGCACAAACACCTCAAACTATGCCCTTGAGTCTACTTACAGATAGTGTACTTACCACATCAGcccttctttatttatttattattagtcttggTTAATATGCTGCGTATGTTTTACCAGTCCCATGTGCTGTTAATGTGCCACTGATAatactttgtttaaaatataacgTATACTGTAGTTATGTATATTAACATCAGCTTGATTTTTAGGTGTTCTCGATCCTTAGATAACGTTTTAAAATCATTCACATGACTCCTCCAAGGTGTCCACAGAATTTAGATCACCAGTTCATTATATTCCTCCCTGTGATGTCATTTACCCCATGAGTTCATCGCAGTATTTTTGCCTTCtacaatataatttatttagtgCTGCCAAGTGACACAGAAGGaaactgtgtgtaaataattCAGTGAGACTCACGTAACAAACACCAGAGGAGGAAAAATGTCTTTCTTCCATAATAAGCTCACATCAGCAATGATTCTGGGTGAGCAAAGCGCTTCTTTGTGCCACGTTTCCAGTTCATGGTGCAGGTGCAATGGGAGTATGTTTATATGATTTTAGTATTCGAACATAGTAGAGCTTACGGTGGAATGTTGTGTTTATGGTCACAACATTTGGGCTCCTAAATCATTTAAACTCTGTAAGCGATGGAGAAACAGGCTTTGAAATGATTTGAACAAGATGTCACATGACGTTTCACTGGTAATCTTAGACATGTAGGTTTCACAACACACTTTGGGCTCCTAAATGATCAGATAATATaattgacatgacaataaataaatccagaatTCACATGATATTCTTGTCATATCATCCAGCTCTCTGATTGGACTGTCTATTCAGCTCACCACCATGTTATTAAAAGAGGTACAATAGATTTGCTGCTTGTGTAGAGTTTCAGTAGAAATGAGGGACATGTTTGTCATAGGGCTGTAACAGGAGCTGAGTGTTCTCTAATTCCAGGCCATAATGTATCCTGATCCGTTTCAGAGCTACACCAGAGTAACTCGGATTAGACCCAGTGACAGTCACAATCTCCTTTTTctgtgtgcagttttttttttaagaactacCGTACAGTTTCTTTTGTTGTAACTTTTAAAGATGGAGAATTTTTGGATGTACCAGGATGACGGGCACAACGACGATGAGGCTGAGGATGTTTCGAACCATCAAattgatgatgtgtgtttttgcagGATTGTTCTAGGAGCatctgtttctcttcttttgtCTCTTAtgtcttcttttctcttgtcaTTAGATTCAGTTGTCATGAAGCTTTAATTAGAACTTACTCAGCATCAGTGTAACCACATTAAAATACTCCAGAAATAGAGTCGGGTGATCAGTGATATTTAGCTGTTCGTCTGCTCTCTTTTCGATACTGGAACAAGcgaattattttcttcttcattttcttctttgtttctctgtatAACTGGATGTGATATAAGTGAGTACTTGTCACTAGATTTTTCCTTTGAACATTATGAGATTTGAACATGTATTGATTAGCGTATAAAATAATTAGCTTTGACTGCTAATGTTCTATGAGGTTATTTTCTGTATCTTTTCTGTAAAATGCTAGTGCAGTAATTTACCCCTCACTTGGTTGTTAATGTacatgctttatgaataatatCTTTCTGTCACTGTGTTTAATACTCAGTACAGTTGTGTGGGTAGATAGCCTCATTATATTCAGTAGAATTGTTTATAAAATCAGATAATAGGAATGAATACGATTGTTCCATGTCTCTGACTGAGTGAATTGTAGTGACATGCTGTTCAGATTTAATCAGAATGAATTTGTACTAATGTTACGACCAATGTTAAAAGACTATAACAATTAATACTGTGCAGGAGCGAACAAATGTTACCATGCAAACAAAATGTAGAACATTATCACTGTGTGAAACATTAAAGCCATTGTGTGTGAAACATTAAAGCCATTGTGTGTGAGGTAAATCTCAGTTGTACTGTAGTATTCTTCTTAGTCATCTATTTCTATAGCAAAATGTTCTTGCCTATACCTTTTAGCATATTGtgttatcttgtcttatcttatttatatatcCTGATTAATTCTGATGACTCATATTAATGATCGTCGTCTTCTTTCTCAAGTCTCCAGGCCCAGCCTCCACCTCTCCACAGGGGGCGGAGTCTTCCAGCAGCAACCTGCTGCAGCATGAGGGGAGTGAAAACTTTGAGTCTCCATCTCCTGCTAGCAAAGAGGTAGGagcccaatatgtgtgtgtgtcaacgaGGGGGaatttactgtaatattaaaGTGTAATCGTTTAAAGAAATACTCCGGCAACTTCCACCCATCATCTATCTATTGTATCTGTAACATATGTACATTTACAACAGACAAGAATTCCAACATGGGCCCCTGAGTGGTGCACAAGGAAAACGTTCACTATCACCCTGCTTTCGGAAGATGATCAATTGTCCAAAAAGAGCAAACTAGCCCATTGTTTTAGGGTAGGAGGGACGGTATGATCTTTCTTCCCTGCCAATCAGTCTGACTCTAGACAGTTGTTGGCATCTGTGAGCATGAGTGTTTATAAGAGCTTTCCTTTGAGTCTGTTACACTGctctgtgatgcagcatgaacagcagttcaaaaGCATACCGTTTTCTGGCTTCTCATGTCTTAGCGAAAGTACCTGTTGGCTCTTATCCTTCCCTGTTATGTGATGGAATAGAGCAGGATGGTAGGTTTTATACAACTTGACTGCTCAAAAATTCatgagaaacaaataaacaaagacatgAGAAAAGCTTTCCAACAGTACAGCAGTATAGTGAAAAGTTATTTTGATCAtgtgggtttttatttatttagattttttttttttttgcactaacCATCAGGCAAAGTTTTAGATCTTAATTTACAAACCGAATTCCTGAAAATCTTCTACAGCagtttgtgtttgcatttattGACTGCCACAAGACTCGTCCTTGGTGTCTGTTCTTGTCTAAGTAGACAATTCTAAGTAGAATTCAAGTCACTATCACTCACACCACCAGTACAGTTGCTGTGGATAAAGattcaataataaaatgcagGAATACATTGTGTGTTAATTGTTGAATACATTTGTATGACATTTCCTGCATACTGGTTTttagttgctgttttttttttctgttcttgaaATGGCAGTCGAGGAGGAGCATTGCTTCATTCCCAACATATGTGGAAGGTGAGTGAGTCAGAAACTCAAGcacaaactaataataaaatgtgcagCTCCGCCATGTTTAATAATACTAGTTACATTCATCACAGTATGATCTCCATTTTGACTCACTCCGGGAACTTTTCTTTGCCTCGTGTCTCAGTTCCAGGCCCATGTGACCCAGAGGACCTCATCGACGGCATCATTTTTGCTGCAAACTACCTGGGCTCGACGCAGCTGCTGTCAGACAAGACACCGTCGAAGAATGTGCGCATGATGCAGGCTCAGGAGGCCGTCAGTCGCATCAAGGTGAGCAGAGAGCGTCTCTCCGCTCGGATTCTGTGTGAGACAACTGAGTGAACTTGCGTGTACTTCACTCTTTCTAGTCTCATTTCTGCAAAACACCAGAACAAGTTTAAGGATATAGAAATAAACATAAGTATGACACTTTGAGGACAAATGTAGAGAGACGATTGAGAACCTTTTTCTATTTAATAAGACATAACCTAAATATTGCATAACGATGTCCCACAAGTATTTTACAATACAGTTGATATACCATGCGTTCAAGAGTAGACAGTCTTACAAGCTTTGTTGGTCAGATTGTCAGGATTAATACATTTACACCCCATTTTGTGCTTTGTGCTACTTTTTTTTAGGGATTTTTGTAATGCTGACATTTTTGTAGTTATGCGGGAGAATATTAAAGAACAACTGATTACTTTTAAACATcactaaaaaaaattctcatctACAGTAATCTTTCACAAGACCTTTGGGATCATTTTTTGGGATTCTACTTGCATTTAAGCCTGATACACCTATGTGGAATAGTAATGAAGTTGCATATCCCAAAGGACTGCAGACATTTGCCACCTTCCTCCTTTTCATCCCTCT includes these proteins:
- the apba1a gene encoding amyloid-beta A4 precursor protein-binding family A member 1 isoform X2, with the protein product MSHQEAPLGYEPVEAPEADLGRREQSSSQRRRHENSGRSRHHHSGNGSENNYSQTGSQRQRRHEGSEGAGRPRTSRRMPDEGDVEQQQVQRPIPRPAVSRYRRQGDTEARLRAQQQRQRQRERERQQREAERAEQQRLEDEEDNHSELARSASTESGFHNHTDQAEGDAVMALEAEPEDEGMYGVALRPEAEEYSENAESEQLPQYPPQPPPLPHEPLQNMERPTRHNTEALNPGYSNYVYTQARPDDQPYSEAYADYGVQEHVYEEIPEAPEGDMPQQRRAGLRLMDRDSFGQQEAVGSRLHHYDERSDGESDSPEKEAEFAPYPRTDSCEQDEDVEHIEDEGNKSLSLQSLEHPAAEQEAVRHKEEQDEEGKLRESVNEGGKGEDGKTLISSPSEESAQIRSSRQKRDAISLAIKDIKEAIEEVKSRTVRSPYTPDEPKEPIWVMRQDLSPSMESDLQPPLGGDSPGPASTSPQGAESSSSNLLQHEGSENFESPSPASKESRRSIASFPTYVEVPGPCDPEDLIDGIIFAANYLGSTQLLSDKTPSKNVRMMQAQEAVSRIKAPEGETQPMTEVDLFISTQRIKVLNADSQETMMDHPLRTISYIADIGNIVVLMARRRMPRSDSQENMEASDPAQDEKRQYKMICHVFESEDAQLIAQSIGQAFSVAYQEFLRANGINPEDLSQKEYSDLLNTQDMYNDDLIHFSKSENCKDVYIEKQKGEILGVVIVESGWGSILPTVIIANMMHAGPAEKSGRLNIGDQIMSINGTSLVGLPLSTCQSIIKGLKNQSRIKLNIVRCPPVTTVLIRRPDLRYQLGFSVQNGIICSLMRGGIAERGGVRVGHRIIEINGQSVVATPHEKIVHILSNAVGEIHMKTMPAAMYRLLTAQEQPVYI
- the apba1a gene encoding amyloid-beta A4 precursor protein-binding family A member 1 isoform X1, which gives rise to MSHQEAPLGYEPVEAPEADLGRREQSSSQRRRHENSGRSRHHHSGNGSENNYSQTGSQRQRRHEGSEGAGRPRTSRRMPDEGDVEQQQVQRPIPRPAVSRYRRQGDTEARLRAQQQRQRQRERERQQREAERAEQQRLEDEEDNHSELARSASTESGFHNHTDQAEGDAVMALEAEPEDEGMYGVALRPEAEEYSENAESEQLPQYPPQPPPLPHEPLQNMERPTRHNTEALNPGYSNYVYTQARPDDQPYSEAYADYGVQEHVYEEIPEAPEGDMPQQRRAGLRLMDRDSFGQQEAVGSRLHHYDERSDGESDSPEKEAEFAPYPRTDSCEQDEDVEHIEDEGNKSLSLQSLEHPAAEQEAVRHKEEQDEEGKLRESVNEGGKGEDGKTLISSPSEESAQIRSSRQKRDAISLAIKDIKEAIEEVKSRTVRSPYTPDEPKEPIWVMRQDLSPSMESDLQPPLGGDSPGPASTSPQGAESSSSNLLQHEGSENFESPSPASKESRRSIASFPTYVEVPGPCDPEDLIDGIIFAANYLGSTQLLSDKTPSKNVRMMQAQEAVSRIKTAQKLAKNRKKAPEGETQPMTEVDLFISTQRIKVLNADSQETMMDHPLRTISYIADIGNIVVLMARRRMPRSDSQENMEASDPAQDEKRQYKMICHVFESEDAQLIAQSIGQAFSVAYQEFLRANGINPEDLSQKEYSDLLNTQDMYNDDLIHFSKSENCKDVYIEKQKGEILGVVIVESGWGSILPTVIIANMMHAGPAEKSGRLNIGDQIMSINGTSLVGLPLSTCQSIIKGLKNQSRIKLNIVRCPPVTTVLIRRPDLRYQLGFSVQNGIICSLMRGGIAERGGVRVGHRIIEINGQSVVATPHEKIVHILSNAVGEIHMKTMPAAMYRLLTAQEQPVYI